The genomic segment AGAACAAAAAAATTAATAGAAACACTTAAAAATAAGTTGTAAAATGTGTGGAATTGCTGGTGTTGTTGGAGAAAATATACAGAAAGAAAGTATTTATAAAATGCTACTTTCTCAAACACATCGTGGACCAGATGATACAGGTATTTGGGAAGAAGAAAATGTAGTTTTAGGACATAATAGATTGGCAATTATCGATTTAAGAGCAACATCAAACCAACCTTTTACAGATAATTCAAACAGATATCACTTAGTTTTTAATGGAGAAATTTACAATTATTTAGAGTTAAGAAATGAACTAAATTATAACTTTAAAACAAATTCCGATACAGAAGTTTTATTAGCTGCTTATTTAGAATGGGGCAAAGATTGTTTGCATAAATTAAATGGAATGTTCTCGTTCGCGATTTGGGATGTTAAAGAAGAAAAATTATTCGCTGCCAGAGATCGTTTTGGAGTAAAACCTTTTTTTTACACACAAATTGACAATAAATTAATTTTTTCATCAGAAATAAAGGCAATTCACGCTTTTGGACTTCAAAAAACTCCTAATAGAAAAGTCTGGGCAAATTATTTTGCATTTGGTAGTTATGGATTGCCAAACGAAACTTTTTGGGAAGATATTTCTCAATTATCTGGAGGACACTATTTAGAATATTCAAACAAGAATTCAAAAATTGAAAAATGGTATTTCTTTGAAAAAGAAGTTGAAAAATATCAAGAAAAATATACATATGAAGAAGTAAAATCTAAATATTCTAATCTTTTAAAACAAAGTATTCGATGGCGTTTTAGATCAGACGTTGCTGTAGGCTTTAATTTAAGTGGAGGTTTAGATAGTTCTGCATTATTAGCATTTGTAAATCAGCAAGAAAATAGCGAAAATATAAAAGCATTTACTTTTTATACGGATGATAAAAGGTATGACGAACTTGCCTGGGTAGAAGAAATGATTGGAATTACAAAAAATCCATTGGTTAAAATACTTCTAAAATCAGATGAAGTTGAAGAATTAAGCAAAAAAATAACACATTATCAAGATGAGCCTTTTGGAGGAATACCAACTTTAGCATACGCTAAAATTTTTGAGCAAGCTAGAAAAGAAAATATTTTGGTTTTGTTAGATGGACAAGGAATGGATGAGCAATGGGCAGGTTACGATTATTATCTTAAAAAAAAAGATACAAACATTATTCAAGGAGTAAATAAATCGCCTTTTAAAAAAGACGTTCTATCAAAAGAATTTTTGGCTTTGGCAGAAAAACCAACCTACCCCAAACCATTTAAAGACAATTTGTTAAATAAACAATACAGAGATTTATTTTATACAAAAATACCAAGGGCTTTGCGTTTTAACGATAGGGTTTCTATGGCAAGTAGCACAGAATTAAGAGAACCTTTTTTAGATTATAATTTGGTTGAATTTGCGTTTGCACAACCTTTGGAATATAAAATTAAAAATGAAATTCAGAAAAAAGTATTAAGAGATATTGTTTCAGAATTTTTAAGCGATTCAATTACATACGCACCAAAAAGACCTTTACAAACACCACAAAGAGAATGGTTAGGAAATGATTTAAAAGATTTTGTTTCTATAAAATTACAAAAAATTAAAGAAAGTAGTTTTTCTAATTGGTTTGATTTTGATAAATTAGAACAAGAATGGCAAAACTATATAGAGGGAGATAACGATTCTAGTTTTCATATTTGGCAATGGTTAAGTTTAGCATTAATTTTAAACGAGAATACCAATTAATGAAAAAAATCATCATCATATTCCCAAGAGGAGAATCTATAAAAAACTTTGTGTATTCTGGCATTACAGATGCATTAAGAGAAGAATATAAAGTCTTTTTTTTCTCTGTGGTTCCCAATAAAGAAATTAAAAAATATTTAGTTGCTAAATGTGATGAATTTTATGAATTAGAAGAAGAGCTTCAGCAAAATAAATATGCAAATGAGTTGCTAAAAATTCTTCAAATTGCACATTTGAATAAACTGAACTCTGTAACTGGGAATTTAAAAATCGTAAAAGACGATTTGTTAAGTAAAAAGTCAATAAAATCTACTCTTGTTCGGAAATTTAGGAAATTAATTGCCTCTTTTTATACATCTGAAAGTGCTTTAGTAAAATTAACAGAAAGGTTTGAACGTGCAAATTTTAAAAATCCCAAAGTTTTAGAGTTAGAAAATGTTTTATTAAAGATAAAACCAGATTTGGTATTTAACACGTCTCATATTCATAATTCAATTTCTTTAAATTTAATGTATGCTGTTAAAAAGCTAAAAATAAAAACAGCAACTTTTCTTTTTTCTTGGGATAATTTAACTTCACAAGGAAGAATTATTCCTACTTACAACGTTTATTTTACATGGAATGATAAGATTAAGAGAGATTTACTAAAAATTTATCCAACTATAAAAGAAGAAAACGTGTTTGTGACAGGAACACCACAATTCGATTTTCATTTTAATGAAAAATTTATAGATTCTAAAGAAGAACTATATCGTTTTTTGAAGATTCCTTTAGAAAAGAAAATCATTTTGTATTCCACAGGCATGGCTTATTACACTCCTAAAGAGCATATAATTGTTGAAGAAATAGAAAAAGTATTAAGAAAAATAGACGATAATCTTCAATTAGTAGTAAGAATTTACGCAAAAGACGATAATACAGCCTATTATAAATTAAGAGATTCGAATCCTAATATTTGCATTCCAGATCACTTTTGGGAACTCAATCATTTAACCCCAACTTTAAAAGATATTACACTGTTTAATAGTTTATTGAACCATTGTTCTATGGGTGTTAATGTAGCATCTACAGTTTCTTTAGATTTGGCAGTTTTAAACAAGCCAGTTATAAATATTGCTTTTAATCCGCCAAATGAAAACATTTATCCGAACGATTATGAGAAGATTTACGAATTCGATCATTACAAACCAATCGTAAAAAGTGGAGCGATAAGTTTAGTAAAAAGTACAGGTAAGTTAAAAGAACAAATTATAACTTATTTAAAGAATACTTCTTACAAAGAAAAAGAGAGAAAAGATTTAGTAAACTCATTTTTTGGAAATGAGCTAAAAAAGGATAAAAAACATACATTTGTTCGTATATTTAATTCACTTTTAAAATAAATAGAAGTTTGCAAATTACTTTAGTTGTCTTTAATGATATAAATAATGTTAAGTGGGAATTTGGCCATAAAATAGCCATTTCTTATACAACGAAATCTTTATGGAATGCAAGAGAAAGCATTTTAAAATTAGAAGCGACACATATTTTATTTTGGGATTTATCTATTGGGAATTTGCCCGCCAAAAATCAATTAGAAAAATCGATTAATTCTAAGGGTAATTTATGGCATATTGGATCTAAAGTTGGTTTAAAAGAGAAACCATTTTTGTTAGATGCTATTCAGCCTACAAGTATGTTGCATTTATCTATCAATCACAAAATAAACCACAGTTCTTGGAAAAATACCTTTAAAGGTTGTTTGCTTGAAAAGCGTGTTTTCGATTTTATAAATGCATCCAAATATTCAAATTCTTTAGATATTATAGGTTTAGATTTTGGTTATAAAGCAATGAAATCTGGAGTAATCACAAGATATTCAGCAATTTTATCAGAAAATATAGAAATTAAAAAAACATCATTAAAATTAAAAGAAGAGCTATTGTTTATCAGAAATAATTTTGATACAAAAGCCTTTTTATGGACATACATTACAAATTTATTTAAAATTTCGCCGATTTCGCTTTACAAAACATTTTCAAAAAAAGAAAAGGGAGTACTAAAAGTTTTCCAACATTCTAAAGAAGAAGATATTTTAGTAAATAAAGACATTTCTACTTCAATAGTTATTGCAACTTTAGAACGTTACGAAGTTTTAAAAAATGAATTAAAGGAATTGCAGGAATTAAATCCTGCTCCAAATGAAATTATTATTGTAGATCAAACTCCAAAAGAAAAGAGAGAGACTACTTTTTTAGAAGAGTTTTCAAATTTACCAATTATTTACTTAAAGACAGACAAAATAGGGCAATGTTCTGCAAGAAATTTGGGCATAAAAACAGCTACGAATAAGTTTGTTTGGTTTTTAGATGACGATATGGAAGAAATTCCTGTTAATTATCTACAAAAGCACTTAGAAACAATTTATAATTTAAATGCAGATATTTCTTGTGGAATCCCAGATGAGATTGGTACAAATTATATCAATAGAAACATCCCAAAAATAGAATTATCAAACGGATTTCCAACAAACGATGTTTTAGTTAAAAGAGATTTATTAATTGAAGTTGGTGGCTTTGACGAAAAAATGAATCAACTACAAAGCGAAGACGAAGAATTGGGTTTACGTTGTATAAAAAATGGCGCATTAAATGTTAAAAATAATCAGTTAAGAATTGTTCACCTAAGAGCAAGTAGAGGAGGTTTAAGAAGCCATAATGTACGAAAAACAACATTTTCTTCATCTAGAAATAGTTTGTTTCAGAGACGTTTTTTACATTATTCAGAAATTTATTTAAGTTTAAAGCATTTTTCGAAAACACAAGTTCGAAAATATAAATTATTAAATATTAGAGGTACTTTTATTGTAAGAGGTAATTTTGTAAAAAAAATGTTGAAAACTTTAATAGGTTTTTTATTATTGCCACATACTATCTATAAGACAAATAAAAACACGAAATCTGCAATAAAAATCTTAAATAAAAAAAATGAATCAATTTAATTATTTTATTAAAGATGTTAAAAGAATATTTGCAGTAAGATATTTAAAGTTAGTCTACACTTGGCAAAATCGGTTTTTTGCTGGTATTTTTATTTTTATAAAGCTTAGTAATAGAATTAAGATAGGAGTCCCTACATACATAGTTCTTTTGTTTGATAAAGAAAAAGGTAATTTAACAGGAGTTCCAGCAAAATTATTATTATGAAAATTCTCCAAATAATAGATCGTTTAGAAGTTGGAGGTGCAGAGCGTGTATTTATAGACTTAACGAATTTACTTTATAAATCAAAAAAAGTAGAAGTATCGATATTAACATTCGATAATAGAGGAGGTTTGTATAAATATTTAAATCCCCAAATTAATAAAATAGATTTTAAGCGAAAAAATAAGTTTAATTTATTTACGGCTTATAAACTCTCAAAAATTTTAAGAAACTACGACATTTTACATGTGCATATGATACATGTTTTTAAGTATGTTAAATTTATATGTTTAATTTTTAACATTAAAACGAAACTTGTTTTACAAGATCATTATGGTAAAAACTCAACAGATAAAAAAATTCCTAAATATTTAAATACTTTTTTAAAGCCAAAATATTATATAGGGGTTTCTGAAGAGTTAATAGATTGGGCAAAAGAAAGGTTAAACGTTTTTAATAGTTATAAACTAACCAACATAGTAATAAAAGAAAAACATTTAGAGATTACAAATGATAAAAAAGGATTTGTAATCGTAGGAAATATAAAACCAATAAAAAATCAGCTATTTGCAATTCAATTAGTAATATTAATGAATGAAGAACTTACAATTGTTGGAAAAATTCAAGATTATGATTATTACAATAAATTATTAGCTTTAATTAACAAATCTAATTATAAAAATAAAGTTCATTTTATTCATGATGTCAACAATGTTCAACCATTGCTAAGCCAATTTAAATTGGGGTTAATGACTTCGATTTCCGAAAGTGGACCTTTGGTTTTAATTGAATATTTAGCTCAAAACTTACCTTTTTTATCTTATGAAACAGGAGAAGTTAGCCAAAATTTGAAAAAAGAGATTCCGAGTTTTTTTATTAAAAATTTTATTTTAAATGAATGGCAAGAAAAAATTAACTTAATAAATAATAAAACTGAAGCTTTAGAAGAGTTGTATACTAAACATTATTCTGAAAAAAAATATACAAATGAATGTTTAAAAATATATCAAAAAATAAAAAACTCTTAGTAATATCAGATACTGGTATTTTAAGAAATGAAAAAGGTTTTAGAGCGTTTGGTCCTGTTGTTAAGGAACTAAATCATTTACTAGAAATTTTTGACGAAATCACTTGGATTGGATTTGAAAAAATAAGTCAAAAAAATAATGGTTCTTATATTGCCATTTCTAATAATAAGATAAAACCTATCTTACTTAAAGAAGTTGGAGGTAAATCTTTAAAATCTAAAATAAATATATTAACATCTTATCCTTTAATGTTTAATATAATATTAAAAGAAGTAAAAAAACATACCTTTATACATACTAGAGCCCCTTCTAACCCTGCATTAATTGCTATGTTTATTTCTTTATTTTATCTTAAGAAAAAATTTTGGCACAAGTATGCCGGAAGTTGGATTGATAATGCTCCTTTATTTTATAAATTTCAAAGAGAAGTTTTAAAAAAAATGAAAAGTAATAGTGTAATTACTATCAATGGAAGTTTTTCAAATAAAAAAAATATTATACCTTTCGAAAACCCTTGTTTAGATGAGAATGATAGAATTTACGGAAAAACAGTTTTAAAAAATAAATCTCTTTCATATTCAATAAATTTTTGTTTCGTTGGTGCATTAACCTCAAAAAAAGGTGTTGATGATATTATAAACGCTTTTAAAAAAATAGATTCAACCAAAATAGGAGAAATACATTTTGTAGGGGATAGTTTGGATAGAGAAAAATATTTAAAGGAATCGAAAAATATTAAGTATAAAATAGTTTTTCATGGCTTTCTAGAAAAGAATCAAGTAAAAAATATTTATAAGAAAACACATTTTATATTATTACCATCTAAAAGCGAAGGTTTTCCTAAAGTTATTGGTGAAGCAATGAATTATGGAGCTGTTCCAATTGTATCTAATATTTCTTGTATAGAACAGTATATAAAAAATAATAAGAATGGTTTTTTATTAGAAAAACCTTTCTCACTAAATTTAATGAATGCAATAAAAGAAAGTTTAAAATTAGAAAACCAAACATTTTTAAGTTGGATAAACTTTAATTATAAATTATCAGGAAAATTCACGTATTCTTACTATAATAAAAGAGTAAAAAAAGATATTTTTAACATCGAATAAAACTATTTTATATTTTGATTAATAAATTTACTGATAATAAATTATTACTAATAGCTATCCATATAATAATTGGTTATTTAGCAACTTTTACATGGTTTCCAAAACCATTTGGATTAGGAGTAATAGGATTTTGTGTTTTTTTTGTTGTGAAAGCTAAAAATAATAATGAAGAATCTTTTTTGTTAGCAATGTATATTGCAGGTGCAGAGGTTTTTATAAGGATGACTAAAGGTTTTGTATTTTATGAAACAGGAAAATATAGTGTTATTCTTTTACTCATTTTAGGAATTTTTTTGGGTGAGTTTAAACAAAAATTTGGAGTTCAATATATATTTTATTTGTTACTACTTACTTTAGGAATTGTTTTTACACAAGTTCCAGATGGAGAATCTATTAGAAATGCCATAGTTTTTAATTTAAGTGGACCTGTTGTTTTAGGAGTTGCTGCTTTGTATTTTTATAAAAGGCCTATAAAAATTGAGACAATTTTAAATAGTTTGTATTTTATGATTCTACCAATTTTCTCAATGATTGCTTTTCTATATTTTAGAACACCAGAAATAAGTGAAATTGTTTTTGGAGGTGGAGCAAATTTTGAAACATCTGGAGGCTTTGGTCCAAATCAAGTTGCTACTGCCATTGGAGTAGGAATATTTATAATTATTGTATTTATAGTTTTAAAAGTGAAGTTAACGGGTTTTTTATTTTTAGACATTCTTTTTCTAGCATACTTTATTTTCAGAGGTTTGTTAACATTTTCAAGAGGAGGTATTATTACTGGTTTTATAGCAATGATATTTTTTTCTTTTTTTTATTTCTTACACAAAAAAGGTTCTTTAAAGTTATTTTTCAACTACTTTTTAATTGGCGGTATATTTATTATTGCTATTTGGGTCTATACTTCAAATATTACTGGAGGTATGTTAGATAATAGGTATGCAGGTAAAAATGCGATTGGTGTTGAAAAAAAAGATATTACCTCTGGGAGATTAGATATATTAGAAGAACAATTGAATAGTTTTTTAATTTCTCCATTAGGTATCGGAGTAGGTAATGGGAAATTTAAAAGAGAATTAAGTGATAAAAAAATTACTGCTGCATCGCATAATGAAGCTGGAAGATTGGTAGAAGAACATGGTATAATAGGGGTTGTAATTCTCGTAGGTCTTATGATTATTCCTTTATTAAATTTTTTTTATTTTAATAATTTACAAAGAGCATTTATTATTTCTTTTTACCTATTTTGGATTTTAACAATTAATCATTCTGCAATGAGAATTGCATTTCCAGGATTAGTTTATGCTTTAAGTTTAATAAAAATTAAAGAGAACGATTACAATACCAGTATAGAAAATGAATAAGAATATTTTATATATCGGAAATAACTTAGGTAAGCAATCAAAATATAAAACTACATTAGAGACATTAAGTTTTTTATTAAGGGAAGAAAAATTTAGTTTAAAATTATCGTCAGATAAGAAGAATAAAATTGTTAGGTTATTTGACATGATTTTTACTATTTTTAAAAATAGGAGAAATACAGACTACATTCTAATAGACACTTTTAGTACAACAAGTTTCTATTTTGCCTTTATAGTATCTCAATTATCTAGATTTTATAGAATTAAATATTTACCTATATTACATGGAGGTAATTTGCCTTATAGATTAGACAAATCTCAAAGAATTTCTAAATTACTTTTTAATAATTCAGACAAAAATATAGCGCCTTCAAATTACCTGAAAAGTGAGTTTGAAAAAAGAGGCTTTAAAGTGGTTTATATTCCTAATACAATTGAAATTGAAAAGTATACTTTTACATATAGAAACTTTTTAAAACCAAACTTATTGTGGGTTAGATCTTTTAAAGAATTGTATAATCCTACTTTAGCAATAGAAGTTCTACTTCTATTAAAAAGTGAATTTCCTTTAGCAAAATTATGTATGGTTGGCCCTGAAATTGATGATTCTTTTGAGCAAACAAAAAAAATGGTCTCTAAGTATAATTTAGAAAGTTCTGTAAAATTTACAGGAACTCTTCCTTCAAAAGAATGGCATAAAGCTTCTGAGTCTTATGACATTTTTATAAATACTACAAATTTTGACAATACACCTATAAGCGTTATGGAGGCAATGGCTTTAGGGTTAGTAATAGTGTCTACTAATGCTGGTGGTATGCCTTATTTAATAACTAATAATAAAAACGGAATTTTAGTAGAGAAAGGGAATTCGAAACAAATGGCACGTGAAATAATAAAGATAATAAAATCAAATAAGATTATCTTAGCAACAAAAGCGAGAGAAGAAGTGGAAAATTTTGGTTGGAATAATGTTAAAAACAAATGGTTATCTATTTTAAAATAGAATTTTATGTATAATAATTTTTTAGAAAAAATAATTATTCCTTTAGGAGATTTCCTTAATAAATCAACTTTTAAAAAAGATTTAATTAAATGGAGAAATATAGATCAATTAAACACATTAGAATTAGAAGTACTCCAAAAAAATAATTTATTTAAGATTTTAACGCATGCTGTTAATAACACAAAACTTTATAATCATATTGAATTAGTTGAAAAAAATCCATATAAAAGTCTTAAGGAATTCCCTGTTTTAACGAAAGAAAAATTAAGAGAATCAACAGACAAATTAATTACAGAAAACATAAAAAAATTAACTAAAATATCTAGTAGTGGTTCTTCTGGTGTAAGTTCTTCTGTCTATATGAATTCTCGTGATTTATCAACACTTAGAGCAGGTTTAATACATTGGTGGGAATGGTATGGTTATAAATTAGGAAATCCAATAATACAAACAGGAATATCTCCAAATAGAGGTTTTTTAAAAAAAACTAAAGATTATTTATTTAGAACAATTTATGTAAGTGCTTTTGCACATTCAGAAGTTCAAATATTAACTATTTTACAAAAAATCTCAAAAAAAAAATACTATATACTAGTTGGTTATGCATCCTCACTAAACGTTTTTGCAAATGTTGCAGAAAATAATAATTTAAATATTCAATTTAAATCTGTAATAAGTTTGGGTGATAAATTATTTAATCATTATAGAAAAAATATAGAAAAAACATTTAAATGTAAGATTTATGATACTTATGGGTCTGCAGAGGGTTTTTTAATAGGAGCAGAGTTTGATTTACCATTTATGTATATATTATCTCCACAATGCTATATAGAGATCTTAGATGATAATGATAATCCTGTTCCAAATGGCATTATGGGAAATATTGTTGTTACTAGATTAGATGGTTTTGCAATGCCACTAATTAGATATAAAATAGGTGATTTAGGTATTCTTTTACCCAAAGAAAAATATCCAATTAATAGAAAATTTAACTATCCATTATTGCAACAAATTGTTGGAAGAGATACGGATATTGTAAAAACAAAAAACGGAAAAACATTAGTAGTACATTCTTTTACAGGTGTATTCGAGTATATTTCTGATATTAAGCAATTTAAGGTGGTGCAGAAAAGCTTAGATGGCATACTTATAGAATATATTAAGGCAGAAAGTTTTAATAAAAATATATTACCAACTATTACAAATAAGTTACAACAATCCATACAAGATAATTCTTTTAAAATAGATTATAAAGAAGTAAAAAGTATTTTACCTTCAAAATCAGGAAAACCTCAGATTATAAAATCGTATTTATAGATATAATGAATAAGAAAAAAACAATCTGGATTATTAATCAAACAGCAGGAAACTTAAATTCTGGCTGGGGAGAGCGACATTTTCTTTTAAGTAAATATTGGGTAAAGAAAGATTATAAAGTAAAAATTATTTCAGGTTCCTACAATCATCTTTTTTTAAAACAACCAAAGGTTTCTAAAAAATGGTTTACTATAGAAAAAGTAGAAGAGAATGTAGATTTTTGTTGGGTTAAAACACCTAAGTATTCTGGAACTGGTTTTATGAAAATAATAAGTAATTTTATTTATACTTTTAAATTATTTTTTCTTAAATCCAATCTTTTAGAAAAACCAGATATAATTATCGTTTCTTCAATGCCAATATTTCCTATTTTAAATGGTATTTTTTTTAAACGTAAGTTTAAAGTTAAAAAATTAATTTTTGAAATTAGAGATTTATGGCCTTTAACCCCAATGTATTTAAAAGGCTATTCTAAATACCACCCGTTTATAAAACTTCTTAGTTTTTTTGAAAAATTGGCCTATAATAAATCAGATTATATTGTTTCTTTATTGCCAAATACTAAAAAATATATAAATTCTATTACGAAAAGCGATAAGGAAGTACATTATATTCCTAATGGAATTGATTCAGATTTAATCAAAAAAGACAAAATTCCTCAAGAAATCATTCGTTTATTACCAAAAAATAAATTTATTGTTGGCTATGCAGGCACAATTGGTTTAGCAAATGCAATGGAATTTTTTGTTGAAGCTTCTAAATTATTACAAAATGAAAATGTTCATTTTGTAATTGTTGGAGATGGATATTTAAAAGAAGAATTAAAAAATAAAGTTAAAGACACATTAAATATTACCTTTATTGATAAAATTTCTAAATCGAAAGTACAAAATATGCTTAGTTATTTTGATGTTTGCTATTTAAGTAGATATAAGTCACCTCTATATCATTATGGCGTTTCATATAATAAATATTTCGATTATATGTTAGCAAAAAAACCAATTTTAGAATCTTCTGAGTTCATAAAAGATCAAGTGGAATTATCTAATTGTGGCATTATTGTAGAACCTGAATCTGCTAAAGCTATTGTAAATGGTATTTTAGAACTTTACAAAATGAAAGAAGAAAACAGAAAGGTTTTTGGTGAAAAAGGTTACAAGTATGTAGTAAAACACCATAGTTACCTAAATCTAAGTGCTTTATATGAAAATCTTTTTTAATACAGTTAAATATTTTTCAACCTTTAAGCTTATTTTTTTAAACCAAATCAGTAAATTAGTAATTTATCTTATTTTTGTTAAAATTTCCCTCAAATAATATAAATATTAATTAAATGTAATTAATGTCTCAAAAAAACTATTTTAATATTTCTGAGAGAAAATTATTTTTAAGAATAATAGATGTTCTTATAATAACTCTAAGTATTTATTTTTCAACGAAGTTTTTAGAATTTACCTATATTAATTTTAACAAGCCTTATATTGTAAGCTGGTTATTACTATTAACTATTTATTATTTAATCTTTGGAGAAATATTTCAATTATTTAATTTAAACGTTTCTAATAATAGATACACAGTTGTAAGAAGTATTGTGTTAACTACTTTTACAACCACAGTATTTTACATTTTTACACCATATTTTTCTCCTTCATTACCCGCAAACAGGCTTCAAATTGTTTACTTTTTCTTAGTGCTTACAGTACCTGTAATACTTTGGAGATTTATTTATATACTAACTATTTTTTCTCCAAAATATTTTAAAACCGTAGTTTTTGTTGGACATTCAAATAAAATTTCTAAAATGTTGCAACAAGTTAATAACGATAATTTTCATTATATAAAAGCCTATTTTTCAGATAAAGAAATTAAGGGCGTAGATGGTTTCCATGATATTTCTAAAACAAGTTTAAAGGATTTAGATATCGACAAGAATGTAAATGAAGTAATTATTTCTAAGGAAAATTTGTCTGCAAATATTGTTAATAATTTAAATTTAGAATTAATTTATTTATTCGAAAAAGGAGTAAACATTGTAAGTTTTGGTAAATTTTATGAAGATGTAACAGTAAGAGTACCAAGAGAATATTTAGGTTCCAATTTTTACGATCATATTAATTTTAGTAAAAATAATACAAACAGATTATATCTTTTTGGGTTGAGAGCCACAGATGTAGTTGTTGCGGTTTCTGGGATTATAATATTTATACTCCTTATTCCTTTTATATTTATTGGTAATTTTTTTGGAAATAAAGGCCCTTTATTTTACTCTCAAATTAGAGTAGGTAAAAATGGAAAGCATTTTAAAATATACAAACTGCGTTCTATGGTTAAAAATGCAGAATCTGGTAAAGCAATTTGGGCACAAAAAAACGATACAAGAATAACCACTTTTGGTAAATTTTTAAGAAATACAAGATTAGACGAAGTTCCTCAGTTTTTTAATATTTTAAAAGGCGATATGAGTATTATTGGTCCAAGACCAGAGAGACCAGAATTTGTGCAAGATTTAGAAAATCAAATTCCTTTTTATGCAATTCGTCACGTTGTAAGACCAGGTTTAACAGGTTGGGCTCAAGTGAATTATCCGTATGCAAATACCATCGAAGAACAAGAAACAAAACTAAGATACGATTTGTATTATATTAAAGAAAGGAACGGCTTTTTAGACTTTAAAATACTTATTAAAACAGCAACTACTATTCTATTTTTTAGAGGTCAGTAAAAATGTATAGAGATATACATATCTTCCTAAAAATAAGATCAATAACGGAATTACTGCAACAGGAAAAGATTGTACTCTAGCAATCCAAAGAATAGGAATCATTAAAATAAAACCTATTAAAATCAAGATATACTTTTGAAGCCAAATTTTTGTAATTTTCTTAAAAATAAAGAAAGCCATAATTATATTAGGAGCAAAAGCCCATAAAATATTAAAATTATTTGGCACAATTTTATGAGAAGAAAACAACCATAAATAAGCTAAAATAACTCCTATTAAACCAGTAATAAAGAAAATAATAAAATCTAAACTTCTGGTTCTCGTTTTCTTTTTTATGTC from the Polaribacter cellanae genome contains:
- a CDS encoding glycosyltransferase, which codes for MKILQIIDRLEVGGAERVFIDLTNLLYKSKKVEVSILTFDNRGGLYKYLNPQINKIDFKRKNKFNLFTAYKLSKILRNYDILHVHMIHVFKYVKFICLIFNIKTKLVLQDHYGKNSTDKKIPKYLNTFLKPKYYIGVSEELIDWAKERLNVFNSYKLTNIVIKEKHLEITNDKKGFVIVGNIKPIKNQLFAIQLVILMNEELTIVGKIQDYDYYNKLLALINKSNYKNKVHFIHDVNNVQPLLSQFKLGLMTSISESGPLVLIEYLAQNLPFLSYETGEVSQNLKKEIPSFFIKNFILNEWQEKINLINNKTEALEELYTKHYSEKKYTNECLKIYQKIKNS
- the asnB gene encoding asparagine synthase (glutamine-hydrolyzing) — encoded protein: MCGIAGVVGENIQKESIYKMLLSQTHRGPDDTGIWEEENVVLGHNRLAIIDLRATSNQPFTDNSNRYHLVFNGEIYNYLELRNELNYNFKTNSDTEVLLAAYLEWGKDCLHKLNGMFSFAIWDVKEEKLFAARDRFGVKPFFYTQIDNKLIFSSEIKAIHAFGLQKTPNRKVWANYFAFGSYGLPNETFWEDISQLSGGHYLEYSNKNSKIEKWYFFEKEVEKYQEKYTYEEVKSKYSNLLKQSIRWRFRSDVAVGFNLSGGLDSSALLAFVNQQENSENIKAFTFYTDDKRYDELAWVEEMIGITKNPLVKILLKSDEVEELSKKITHYQDEPFGGIPTLAYAKIFEQARKENILVLLDGQGMDEQWAGYDYYLKKKDTNIIQGVNKSPFKKDVLSKEFLALAEKPTYPKPFKDNLLNKQYRDLFYTKIPRALRFNDRVSMASSTELREPFLDYNLVEFAFAQPLEYKIKNEIQKKVLRDIVSEFLSDSITYAPKRPLQTPQREWLGNDLKDFVSIKLQKIKESSFSNWFDFDKLEQEWQNYIEGDNDSSFHIWQWLSLALILNENTN
- a CDS encoding glycosyltransferase — its product is MFKNISKNKKLLVISDTGILRNEKGFRAFGPVVKELNHLLEIFDEITWIGFEKISQKNNGSYIAISNNKIKPILLKEVGGKSLKSKINILTSYPLMFNIILKEVKKHTFIHTRAPSNPALIAMFISLFYLKKKFWHKYAGSWIDNAPLFYKFQREVLKKMKSNSVITINGSFSNKKNIIPFENPCLDENDRIYGKTVLKNKSLSYSINFCFVGALTSKKGVDDIINAFKKIDSTKIGEIHFVGDSLDREKYLKESKNIKYKIVFHGFLEKNQVKNIYKKTHFILLPSKSEGFPKVIGEAMNYGAVPIVSNISCIEQYIKNNKNGFLLEKPFSLNLMNAIKESLKLENQTFLSWINFNYKLSGKFTYSYYNKRVKKDIFNIE
- a CDS encoding glycosyltransferase family 2 protein, translated to MQITLVVFNDINNVKWEFGHKIAISYTTKSLWNARESILKLEATHILFWDLSIGNLPAKNQLEKSINSKGNLWHIGSKVGLKEKPFLLDAIQPTSMLHLSINHKINHSSWKNTFKGCLLEKRVFDFINASKYSNSLDIIGLDFGYKAMKSGVITRYSAILSENIEIKKTSLKLKEELLFIRNNFDTKAFLWTYITNLFKISPISLYKTFSKKEKGVLKVFQHSKEEDILVNKDISTSIVIATLERYEVLKNELKELQELNPAPNEIIIVDQTPKEKRETTFLEEFSNLPIIYLKTDKIGQCSARNLGIKTATNKFVWFLDDDMEEIPVNYLQKHLETIYNLNADISCGIPDEIGTNYINRNIPKIELSNGFPTNDVLVKRDLLIEVGGFDEKMNQLQSEDEELGLRCIKNGALNVKNNQLRIVHLRASRGGLRSHNVRKTTFSSSRNSLFQRRFLHYSEIYLSLKHFSKTQVRKYKLLNIRGTFIVRGNFVKKMLKTLIGFLLLPHTIYKTNKNTKSAIKILNKKNESI